One Pirellulales bacterium genomic window, GTGCGCCAAAATTCGCCGGCGCCATCGCCAGACCCCACGGAGAATTCAGGGCTCCGCCTGCAACCAGATGATGCAACAGGTTGCCAGCCGTATCGTAGACATCGACGAAACCATTGCCTGGCCCGGCGACGTCATCATGGGCATTTGCGTCCTGCTTGGCATAGGTCACATACAGCAGGTTGCCGATGTTCTGAATACCGAACGGCGCGAAGCCGGCCGGAATGTTCGGATCGGTGAACGAACCGGCGGGCGTCACCGGCGTGAACGAACTGTTGAAGACGTCGATGCGATTGTTGTGGAAATCGGTTGCGTAAATGAACTGCGCACTATTGTTGGTGCCGATCGCCAAGCCTTTGAAGACGGCGCCTGTGGATGAATCGTCAACGGCGACGTGCGCGACGGTCGACGGGGGCGGCAGAGGAACCGTAGGGGACCAACCAGAAATCGTGCCGTCCTCGCTGGCGAAGATGAAGGCGCTCGCTCCTGAATGCCCCTGCCCGTCGCTGACGACAAAGCTGTTCGATCCGTTGAAGACGATGCCCGTCGGGTCGGCCGGACCATCACTGCCGGGAACGGCAACCACCAGGGATTGCGCCACGCCTGATCCGTCATACAGCGTCGACAGGCCGGTGCCGTTGTCGGCAACCCAACTGAACCCGGTCGGATTGAAGACGAGCCCCCAGGCGTTGACGAGATTGGGATCGGTATGTGCCGCAGGCACCGAACCATCGGATACCAGGTTGGCCACTTGATAGCCTGTGTCTGCGCTTGCCTGAGTGAAAAGACCGAATAACAAGGCCGAACAAAAAGCGGTCGCAAATTTGTAACGCATGGTGTTCCTCAATGGGCGTTGAAAAAGGCAACAACTCGACGTGCGAGTCGTTGCGTGGGAAGCGATGCCGCGAGCCGTGCTGGCTCAACCTGCGCGGACGTGAGTGCGCCGCTGTCTTGCCTGGCTCCCTGCGCCGAA contains:
- a CDS encoding TIGR03118 family protein yields the protein MRYKFATAFCSALLFGLFTQASADTGYQVANLVSDGSVPAAHTDPNLVNAWGLVFNPTGFSWVADNGTGLSTLYDGSGVAQSLVVAVPGSDGPADPTGIVFNGSNSFVVSDGQGHSGASAFIFASEDGTISGWSPTVPLPPPSTVAHVAVDDSSTGAVFKGLAIGTNNSAQFIYATDFHNNRIDVFNSSFTPVTPAGSFTDPNIPAGFAPFGIQNIGNLLYVTYAKQDANAHDDVAGPGNGFVDVYDTAGNLLHHLVAGGALNSPWGLAMAPANFGALSNDLLVGNFGDGTIHAYDPTTGALLGTVDDKNGNPLVMDGLWGMQFGNGLFGQDTNALFFTSGPGGEAGGLYGRISAVPEPSTLVMAALSACTLLGVHMHRRRASRSK